GGGCGCCTTGAACAGCACCATGCCGGGCGTGCCGGCGGGCAGGTCGCGCGCGGGCGCGCCAGCCGGCACGTCCAGCCCGACGATGCGTACCTGCACGTAGGGCAGCGGAAAGCCGACGCAACCCACCGGAAACTCGCAGCCTGGCGGCGAAATGGTGGAGATGCCCGCCATCTCCGTCATGCCCAGGCTTTCGTTGACGTGCAGCCCGAACAGGCGCTTGAAGCGCGCGGCCAGCTCGGCGGGCAAGGGCGCGGCGCCGGTGCGGCAATAGCGCAGCGACGAGATGTCGGCACCGGCCAGCGGCACCTCGGCCAGCGCCGCGAGTATGGTCGGCACGCCTTGCAGCGAGGTGGCGCGGTGGTGTTCGACCAGGCGCCAGTAGTTGCGCAGCACGTCACGGTTGCGCAGCAGCAGGGTGGTGGGGATGACGGTCTCGACCCCCGCCGACAAGGCGGCCAGGGATGCCGGCAGCACGCCCGCCACATGGAACAGCGGGTAGCCGTTGATGACCACGTCGTCCGGTCCGGCGTTCTGCAACTGCACCGCGGCCCAGGCGCTGAAGACCTGGTTGGCGTGCGTGTGGATGGCGAGCTTGGGCGCGCCGGTGGTGCCGCCGGTATGGAAATAGGCGGCCACGTCGCCGGCATGGATGTCGCGGTTGCTGACCAGGCGGTCGGCCGGCTGCGCGGTGCGCGCAGCGTTGAAATCCAGCGCATGCTCGGGCAGCGCCGGGCGCGCCGAGGGCGGCTCGTCCAAGGGCGCCACGCGCAGCAGCGTGTGCAACGTGGGCACGCGTTCGCGCAGGCGCAGCGCCTTGGACCAGGAGCCGCATTCCACGTCGGAGCCATAGGCGATCAGCACCTTGGCGCGCGCCGTGGTCATCAGGGAGGCGAGCTTGTCCTCGGCCAGCAAGGGGTTCAAAGGCTGGACGATGCCGGCGGCCTCGCCGCCCCAGAGCGCCAGGTGGTACTCCAGGCAGCCGGGCAGCAGGATGCCGACGGCGTCGCCCGGGCCCACGCCCAGTTCATGCAGCAGGTTGGCGGTCTGGTGGATG
The sequence above is drawn from the Achromobacter xylosoxidans genome and encodes:
- a CDS encoding acyl-CoA synthetase, whose amino-acid sequence is MTQVHAAPPLSPPFAAPFPVRSAADVQRLQARPLTETLTVRSTYEIFRNSAAAFGDKTALTFLRSADPGDAPVRWSYRELLAGIHQTANLLHELGVGPGDAVGILLPGCLEYHLALWGGEAAGIVQPLNPLLAEDKLASLMTTARAKVLIAYGSDVECGSWSKALRLRERVPTLHTLLRVAPLDEPPSARPALPEHALDFNAARTAQPADRLVSNRDIHAGDVAAYFHTGGTTGAPKLAIHTHANQVFSAWAAVQLQNAGPDDVVINGYPLFHVAGVLPASLAALSAGVETVIPTTLLLRNRDVLRNYWRLVEHHRATSLQGVPTILAALAEVPLAGADISSLRYCRTGAAPLPAELAARFKRLFGLHVNESLGMTEMAGISTISPPGCEFPVGCVGFPLPYVQVRIVGLDVPAGAPARDLPAGTPGMVLFKAPNVIPGFLDAEDTARAFTDDGWLISGDVGYLDEAGRLHLQGRAKDLIIRSGHNIDPKTIEDALASHPSVQLCAAVGAPDAYAGELPIAFVTLAEGARVEEAELLAYAAEHVDESPARPKRVIVLDNMPMTNVGKIYKPDLRRLATAVSAQAVVARTLQDAGLIDDGALFRVEPDAQPDIAVLADARAPAALKASLRDALARLPVKVVLRD